A genomic segment from Saprospiraceae bacterium encodes:
- the murG gene encoding undecaprenyldiphospho-muramoylpentapeptide beta-N-acetylglucosaminyltransferase — protein sequence MSTREPLKIIISGGGSGGHVFPALAIADAIRAKVPDANILFVGAKGKIEMEKVPQAGYPIKGLWISGFHRKLTLRNLVFPFKLISSLVKSWGIIRSFRPQVVVGVGGFASGPVLQLANWLGIPALIQEQNSYPGITNRLLANKVDKICIAYDRMDRYFPKEKLVMTGNPVRQSFSTKQLPKEEAYAHFGLKAGKATLFAFGGSLGAQSINEALAANSDLMQQHPEVQLLWQAGKLYYDRFKDSAMAQLPNVSIKPFIDRMDLAYAMTDLVICRAGALTIAELSLLGQAALLIPSPNVAEDHQTMNAKALLDKQACILVKDQDAKADILTQALATLKDENLLATLSSNVRSLAKPAAAAMIADEVIALAKKKGH from the coding sequence ATGAGTACCCGGGAACCATTGAAAATAATAATTAGCGGCGGTGGCAGTGGCGGCCATGTTTTTCCGGCCCTGGCTATTGCAGATGCTATACGGGCAAAAGTGCCTGATGCAAATATTTTGTTTGTCGGAGCGAAAGGGAAGATAGAGATGGAAAAGGTGCCTCAAGCGGGTTATCCGATCAAGGGCCTTTGGATTAGCGGCTTTCACCGAAAATTGACATTGCGGAACCTGGTTTTTCCTTTTAAACTGATAAGCAGTTTGGTTAAATCCTGGGGAATTATCCGGTCCTTTCGGCCTCAAGTAGTGGTTGGAGTAGGTGGTTTTGCCAGCGGCCCAGTGTTGCAACTGGCCAATTGGCTGGGCATTCCCGCTTTGATTCAGGAGCAAAATTCTTATCCGGGAATAACCAACCGCCTTTTGGCAAATAAAGTGGACAAGATTTGTATTGCCTATGATCGGATGGACCGCTATTTTCCCAAAGAAAAACTCGTAATGACGGGTAACCCTGTACGGCAATCTTTTTCCACAAAACAGCTTCCAAAAGAAGAAGCTTATGCTCATTTTGGCTTAAAAGCGGGCAAGGCAACCCTTTTTGCTTTTGGAGGGAGCCTGGGTGCGCAGTCGATCAATGAGGCCTTGGCTGCCAACAGCGATCTCATGCAGCAGCATCCGGAGGTGCAACTATTATGGCAAGCCGGAAAATTGTATTATGATCGTTTTAAGGACAGCGCCATGGCCCAGCTACCTAATGTAAGCATCAAGCCGTTCATTGATAGAATGGATTTGGCTTATGCCATGACAGACTTGGTCATCTGTAGAGCGGGCGCCCTGACGATTGCCGAATTGAGCTTGCTGGGGCAAGCAGCCTTGTTGATTCCTTCCCCAAATGTGGCGGAAGATCACCAAACGATGAATGCCAAGGCCCTGCTGGATAAGCAGGCTTGTATCTTGGTAAAAGACCAGGATGCCAAGGCAGATATCTTGACCCAGGCCCTCGCTACCCTGAAGGATGAAAATCTGCTAGCCACTTTATCCAGTAATGTGCGCAGCTTGGCTAAACCAGCCGCCGCAGCCATGATTGCAGACGAGGTGATCGCTTTAGCTAAAAAGAAAGGGCATTAA
- a CDS encoding FtsW/RodA/SpoVE family cell cycle protein — MSTVAARIYAELRGDKAIWAILALLSIFSLMAVYSATGTMAYRRYGGNTEGFLIKHGVILSAGLFLTYVFHLMHYLRFSRWAPIMMAIIVPLLMYTIAFGVERNDAQRWIGIPFTGLTFQTSELAKLTLIMYVARAISSKQEYIKDFQEAFLPIIVPVLMICGLIAPADLSTAAILFFTCILMMFVGRVDLKYIGLLLFLGLVLFSFLYTLGNFFPDVIRVNTWTTRVSTFLDGSSDLAQVNQAKIAIANGEFFGLGPGNSIQRNFLPVGYSDFIYAVICEEYGVIGGAFLIGLYVLLFFRTTRLVTKSPKAFGAMLAMGLSILLITQAFINIAVSVNLVPVTGVTLPMISYGGTSLLFTCVSFGIILSVSKYIESVS; from the coding sequence GTGTCAACAGTAGCCGCAAGAATATATGCAGAATTAAGAGGTGATAAGGCCATATGGGCTATTCTCGCGCTGTTGTCTATTTTCTCCTTGATGGCGGTTTACAGTGCAACGGGTACGATGGCCTATCGGCGTTATGGCGGCAATACAGAGGGCTTTTTGATTAAACACGGGGTGATTCTGTCCGCAGGATTGTTTTTGACCTATGTTTTTCACCTGATGCATTATTTGCGCTTTTCAAGGTGGGCCCCCATCATGATGGCGATCATTGTCCCCCTACTCATGTATACCATTGCGTTTGGTGTGGAAAGAAATGATGCCCAAAGATGGATAGGCATTCCGTTTACCGGGCTGACTTTCCAAACCTCCGAACTGGCCAAGTTGACCCTCATTATGTACGTGGCGAGGGCTATTTCGAGCAAACAGGAATATATAAAGGATTTTCAGGAGGCCTTTTTGCCTATTATCGTTCCTGTTTTGATGATTTGCGGCCTGATTGCCCCAGCGGATTTGTCAACGGCAGCTATCCTGTTTTTTACCTGCATTCTAATGATGTTTGTAGGAAGGGTGGATTTGAAATACATCGGATTGCTATTGTTTCTTGGCCTGGTTCTATTTTCCTTTTTATATACCCTGGGCAATTTCTTCCCAGATGTCATTAGGGTGAATACCTGGACCACGAGAGTGAGTACCTTTTTGGATGGCTCATCGGATTTAGCGCAGGTGAACCAGGCAAAAATTGCCATTGCCAATGGCGAATTTTTTGGCTTAGGCCCTGGCAACAGCATTCAACGAAATTTTTTACCCGTTGGGTATTCAGATTTTATTTATGCTGTGATCTGTGAAGAATATGGTGTCATCGGCGGTGCTTTTCTAATCGGTCTTTACGTCCTGTTATTTTTCCGCACTACCCGTTTGGTGACCAAAAGTCCTAAGGCCTTTGGAGCCATGCTGGCCATGGGGTTGAGTATCTTATTGATAACGCAGGCTTTTATAAACATCGCCGTTTCTGTCAATTTGGTTCCCGTGACAGGGGTGACCTTACCGATGATCAGTTACGGAGGAACATCCCTTTTGTTTACCTGTGTTTCCTTTGGAATCATATTGAGTGTTAGCAAATATATCGAATCAGTGAGTTAA